CTGTTGATACCCAGGAAGTGACATATGGAACAAAGAAAAGGTCGAAAGGTCACCATCTGGATGAGGAGATTAAAACTAATAcatttcatgattttttaaCCAAATGATTAGAACATATTTATAATTGATTTTGCATTTTAAATTACCAAATTAGATTTTGTGTTTTGCATCATCTTTATGTACCAAATTAATCTAAAAATGCACACTACTATAAGGTTATGTGTTAGTgacatatacagtctatattgACATACATATGGACATAATAATGTCTCAACTTCTATTTCGAATGAATATGATGTGTGCCGTTGTAATATTCATTAGTAACTGTATGCCCATCACATAATGTCCGCGTTATATTATACGCCTAACCTTATACGCACATGGTACGCCGTTCCAGGGATTCCATATATAGTCACTGTCCTTGTCCTTGTCACATGTATGGTTGTTGTTATCGATACTATAAACTGTGCTCTGTCGTACACAAATAAAGGACATCATAGAAAGTGACCATTAGGGATTAATTCCACAAACGATTTATTAAAGAAAACTACTTTATGTGGAACGCAAAAGTTATCTCAGATTATAAAATACAAGGAAACTATCAATTTATATAGTACTCTTTATAACATGTGACAGCTATGAtgttctatatatttatataccaagCGCATGGTATGCTTGTAACAACATTATAAGTAAGTAATTTCACAAAGAAAGTACTACGTTAAAAAACGTTGACGTAAAACCCTATCAATTAGTTCTATATGTGCACGTTGGTTATATCTGGTATATCATCTTTTATATAAAAAGGCATACATGATGAAACTTGAAGCAGGTATTGGCCCTATTCTGATATAGGAGACTAATCAATCGCATTCCCTAGTCTTGGTGAAAATTGTTTGAGattgaaataatatcaatttagacatatatgatataatatttcGAAGAGGACATGCCACAAGTACtgtatggttttttttttaaacattatgcATAAAACCTATTTAAATGTTAGAAACATACACGACTACCTACTTTTCAGTTATATACAGCATGTTAAATCCGTATTTACCTCATTAAAATGCCATATGTAAGTATTTGAAAAGGTTACGTTGCCTAGAGACGCCGTGCCATTGAGGTCAAGTCTCATCTGTTGACTGGGGTAGTCATAGTAGTATGTTCCTGTAGCGTTCATCAGTTCAGGTATTGACATGATCAGCTCACCAGAATCAAAGAAAACCCGGCTCTGCCATGAAGGCGGGAATGTACAATGTACTCCAATATCATTCTCCAGTATTGCCGAGGCAAACGAAAAGATCAACAGAAACGTCAACGATTTGAAGACATCCATATTTGTATGATATCTGAAGGGTTCAGAGTATCAACTGTTACATTATCTATATCGCTACGTCATATATAGGATTTATGTTATTATTATCGGAAACATTGTGACATTTACtggtatacatatacatgtaattgatttGAGACATCGTTTGACGTGAAAGTGTTATATACGTCGTTTAACCGAGAAAACCTAAATGATGGGATGATTAGATATAATTGTATTAGCAATGGCAGCTGCAATCCACATATCCTTTCATATTCGATGACGTAATAGCTAAACTATAAATAACATTGTGACTAGACTTGTACTTTGAGTGACATTTCCATCAAAACCGTGGCTTTAAATGAATGTACATCAGCAAATCTGTAGAAGACAAGCATTAACATTGTTAGCAGCAATCCTTGGTAGACAATCCGTTCTTGTGGCACCAATCCCTGTTTTTGAAGAAATGGTCTACCTTAAGATATGTCATATGAGcccatttctatttttattatcaGTACAATTAGCTTTCATTTCTAATTTACATCTTGCTCGATAACTCGTTTGAGTGGTATAATACCTGTTTCGCTACCAAACCTTCACGGTGTCCCATCAGGCTATAGTATTTGTATGTTATGTACCAATTGAAggttaaaatatattgaaatgaaatgaaacgtAAAAGGACAGTCATAttaacaaacttgatagccatTCTTCATTGCAGTAAATCACTGATTCGATTTCTAGCCTTTATTTGCATGGTTACGGAGTCGTTTAGAGATTTATGTCTCACATTTTACCCCTGTGACATatttcaaggtcattgatttgaacaaattttgtagctCTTCACTCCAGTATATAATCGGTCTAATATCCTGACCATGACCCTCTTGACTAATGAAAATGAGGCCAAATCCTTGAAATAAGTCAACTTGATCATTTAAAAATGCTACTTGCCCAATACCATGATACTGGGCCTTTCTGTTATTGAGAAGtaaatgtaaaattggaaaagttgacgccgggCATATGGATGGACGATTGGTGAACGGGCGGACAGACGATGGAAGTCGCATCACGTCATAGCCCAGGTTGTCCTGCGAGCACATGGGCTAATTGTTGACCTTTATAAAAGTGTAATTAAAAAGCACAACGTATCTTAATTATATTGCAATCCATTGTCATGCAGCTCATGTTCTCCGAGAACAGTCATCTTTAATCTACCATTAAGACTTTCTCTTGACAGAAGTCCATGGCCTAGTGACATTTATCTCTTTTTAATTAGATAGCATTATTAAAGCGACTTCGTTCAGCGATCAGCAATACTTGGTGGACCGTTGATAACGAAAGACGCAAGACAATAAGACTCTTTCAGTGTGTATGTTGGATAGGGaatattccacccgaggggtcacaaaatatGGTAAAACCTTGGCGAGGGTTTTTATAATATGAATTGAACGTATTCTGCTAAAATCTGCCCTGATATCAAGTTCCAATTATGTTATtaaaaaatccattaaaaagAACATAGTTTAGTTTGGTGATATAAAAGTTTTTTCGAATCACACAATGGCAGTCTGTATGATAGTGAGTTGATAAAgttttgagtacagtagacatGCTAAAAAACACTCTACGGATTAAcatctatataaaacatattctggaacattttcttcgggttggtaaagtaaatatgatacaaataatatcacacaaccaatatgagtgacgtttcgatgactacactgttACCTTTAACATACTAATCAATTACTGTGATGAAaatgacagtgtagtcatcgaaacgccacactcttaaatatcatattggttgtgtcatataacttttatcatatctatataaaacGCTGGTGCCATATTTTTCTGTGAAACGATTTGGGAAATATGTTGAGTATTATGAAACCAAatgaatttctttatttgagCAAAATAAAGTAAGTATAGACATTTGATGATCATATTGAACACGTATTCTGCAATTTACGCTTCACATGTATCACAGTATAAGAAAACAAAGAATCTGTGTAACCAGTTTGTTTATTAagttaagaaaaagaaatattcatttcaGTGAAGCAATTAACCCGTAAATATACTGATGTGTCGACTTGGTAGTAATCTTCTGATCAACTCAGTATCCTGTAATAAAGACAGCACAAATAGAATTTTCAAAGACAGTAAACGTTTATGAAAAAGAAACACATGATAACAATGAGTGAATTTAATGGTTTCTATGATTAAATGTTGTACATTTATGTTGTACATTTATGTTGCACATTGTTTCGATAATAAGAacatttaatttacatatatcaaAAACCAAAGTTTCTTCACTTATTTATTACAAGAAtttcactcactcactcactcactcactcactcacatACGAAGGCACTCATATATTTTCCTATTTGCTCACTTACTTACGTTTCTGTTTATTTACACTGTAGTGTATGACGTACCTGTCTCGTTGTGTTAGGACAATGAGAAGGAGTATTGAACACCGTTGGGTCACTGAGCGGCATAACGTCCAGAAATTCATAATTCACCATTTCTCCAGCGATGGGGTCCAGGTGGGTGTCTTGGAATGACACGCGCACAGGAGTACAAAGAGAATCTGATGGAGAACCGAGACGAATGTTATAAATAGTATGTGTTCATTTCAAAATGGACTACAAATAATAACAGAGAGGATGATCTGTGGAAAAGATCCAAGAAAAAATGTTAATGTTGTTTGTGAAGATTTCAATCGGCTCTTCCAATTATAAGAGGGCCAGTGGCCATGGGTCACATTGATATCAAACATTCAtggaaaaatgtttttgagGAGTAGCGTTACATATACTTTACGATTTGGTGTTATGTTTTTATGCTTATGTCTCTATTATCCTAACGGTGATCCATAGAgaatatgtgatatatatatcttatatggTTATAAGATTCGGACATCAACCATTCCCACGTGATGGCCTAATGGTTAAATCTCTAATGCTTGGTTTACTCTTTGTCAAAATGTCTACGATCTCAATCATTTACTGCAGAAAATTTCTCTTTTTACTCATTTGCATGCTTGCAATTCGATCCATTACTACCTATACCGTTTTGTTACGAATCCAATATGATTATGTTCAAGATCTTCTATGATCTACATTGTGTTCACTCTAATCCTCTGACGTTCACCGCTATCACGTTTTATCTCGTTCTCTTTAGACCTCACACGTTCAGAACGATCCGTTGAAGTATCCTACGATTTGTGCTTTACAATAAGAGATTCTGTCATGATCCTTACGATCATGATTCACTACGATCGCTCAATATTACCACGATTCGACTCCACACAACtcacaataacaacatttagattTCAACTCGTGAAGATCGTAGACATCTTGACCAAATGTAAACCTAGCTAACCCTAAATCAATCATTGGAGCATGGTTGTGTTTGGCTGGTCAAGGCCAGTATGTAGGGTTATATGGATTGGGTTACCAAAAATGAGTTTTAGGTCTTGGTAAGTCCTGGTAC
The sequence above is drawn from the Pecten maximus chromosome 9, xPecMax1.1, whole genome shotgun sequence genome and encodes:
- the LOC117335216 gene encoding uncharacterized protein LOC117335216, which translates into the protein MDVFKSLTFLLIFSFASAILENDIGVHCTFPPSWQSRVFFDSGELIMSIPELMNATGTYYYDYPSQQMRLDLNGTASLGNVTFSNTYIWHFNESTVYSIDNNNHTCDKDKDSDYIWNPWNGVPLDAHSDWHGGVGDFQENTEHFTLIRKEPYADVILTLDVRAGYVCPPVRYIIQDKDYDPASGVIVNYEFLDPQDLSDPSVFILPSSCAKATSTKYNQIRRKNPRSRFLRLFMG